The Sedimentibacter sp. zth1 DNA segment TATTTTCTTTTGTACTTTCTTCTTTTATGTCAATATTGCTTTCATTTAACGTGTACTTGCTACCATTCATAGATCTTACTCCTTAAATAAATTAGATTATTCATTATCCCCGTAGTGAATTTATTGTTTGCTCAATCTCATCTGCTACCTGTATAATTTTAGAGTTAAATTGAAATGCTCTTTGTGTTTGAATCATCTTAACCATTTCTTCTGACAAACTTACACCCGATCCTTCTATATATCCTCTTTTAATATTAGCCCTTTCAGCCATTTCATAGTATGCATCTTCATTTGATAACTTGAACAAACTCTCTCCAACTCTCTCCAAATCACCATTGTTTTCAAATAAATAAACACCAATATTCATATCCGATGTTTCATCATCTATAATTATAGGATCTTCGTTATTGTCCAAGACAAATCCAGAGTCTAGCATCAAATACTTTTCATCATCTATACATCCTATAGTAAAGTTACCTGTTCTTGTGTAATAGATTTCATCATTCTTCATTATTCCAAAAAATCCATCGCCTTCAATTGCAAAATCATTTTGATTTTCTGTTTGCATTATTGGACCTTGTGTAAATAATGTATTTGTTTTTCCTATTTTTGAACCGCTACCAACCATCAAATTAGGTTGTCCAGGAACTTGGTTTAAATTTGAATACAACAATTCTGAAAATTCTGCTTTTACTGTTTTATAGCCATTAGTTTGTAAATTAGCCATATTGTTAGAAATTACATCTAAATATGTTTGGTTACTTTTCGAGCCACTTGCAGCTGTATAAAAAGCTCTTATCATAATTTTAACTCCCTTTTATTAATTTAAACTACCAATTCTAGTAGCAGCTAATTCCATAATTTGATCATACATTTTTATTGCTTGAGAAGCATTTTGTAAAGCTCTTTGTGAAGACATTACCTCTACCATTTCATCTGCCATATTGACATTTGATCTCTCAATCATACCTTTTTTTACAACAGGATATTCCATTAATTGAGCTTGAACAGTTGCTCCATACATTCCCTCTGATATTTTATCAATTACGTCATACGTTTCAAAATCGTATATTGCAATTTTATCAATTAATTCTCCTTCAACATATATACCGCCATCCTCAGTACAATTATATTTATCTGTACCTATGAAAATATCCCCATATTCTCCTTGAACACGTCCTTTATCTCCAAGTACCAAATACCCTTCATTGTCTAAGTCAAAGCTACCATTGCGTGTATATTGAACATTTCCATTATTATTGATACCAAAAAATCCTGAACCTAATATTGCAAAATCGAAAGCTCCATCCGTTTGATCCAATGCACCTTGTGAATGAATTGTATTATTATCTTCAGCGATTCTAATTAATGATACCTGTCCCAATTGTTCTGTTGTTTGTTTTATTCCATTTTGATTAACCTTACTAAGCAATAAAGAACCAAAATTAGTTGTAACTGCCTGTTCTTTCTTATAGCCAGCTGTATTTATATTTGCCAAGTTATTACTTGTTATGTCTATTTTTCTTTGTTGTGTAATCATTCCTGAAGTTAATGTGTACAAACCTCTTGACATATTCTCACCTCATATATTCTAATATTCTAAATATTTTTTTATGTAAATATTTAACTTTTGTAATGCTCGTGAATGTATTTGCGAAGCTCTTGAATTACTTATATTTAATAAATTAGCAATATCTTTGAGTTTAATTTCTTCTTTATAATACAAAGATATTAATAATTTTTCTTTTTCATTAAGCTTATCTATAGCATTTGCTAACACAGATTGCAGTTCTTTTTTTATAAAATTATCTTCTGGTGATGAATCATTTACACCACTTGTTTTCAAAGTAGACAATTGATTAATCATATCCTCAAAGGATAATAAATTTACATTATATGTTTCAGCAATTATTTTATTATAGCTTATAACATCAATATCTAAATATGATGCAATTTCTTTTTCAGTTGGATTTCTTCCTAGTTTGTTACTTAATTCTTTCTCTGCGGATTCAATAAGTTTTTTATTTCTATTAACTCTTCTAGGTGTCCATGCTTGTCTCCTACAATAATCAATTATAGCACCTTTCACTCTAATTGAAGCGTAAGTTTCAAATTTTGTATTTTTTGACAAATCAAACTTGTTAATAGCATCTATTAGAGCTAAAATACCTTCGTTAATTACATCGTCCATATCTCCATATTGTTGATACATTCCTCTAATACGAATAGCAATAATCTTTACAATATAGCTATATTTTTCAATGATTTCATTTCTAGTAGCAATATCTTTTGTTATTGAGTACTTTTTCCATAGTACATCATCATTTTTAATAATTTGTGCTTCTATCATGTTCATCACTCTCTACTATTTAATTTCAACGTTACCTATTGCTTGTATTTGAACTGAATTGTCAATTTCATTAAATGATAATACTGTAGCATTAGGGTAAAACTGATCTATAAGCTTTTTAAAATATATTCTAACAAATGGTGAAGTTAAAATTATTGGTGTACTTATAACTTCCTTCAAGTTTTGAATTTGCTCTAATAAAGATTTAACAATTTTTTGTATTGTATCTGGGTCTATTGTTAAATACGAGCCATGATCATTTTTATTTACAGAAGTAATCATTAATTTTTCTATATCTGTACTTAATGTTATTACTTTAATTTGACCACCATCGGCCCATTTTCTAGTAATAGTTCTCTTAAGTGCCTGTCTCACATACTCGGTCAACATTTCTGTATCTTTTACTGAAACACCATAATCACCAATTGTCTCTAAAATTGTTTCCATATCTCTTATTGGAATACTCTCTTTTAACAGGTTGCCAAGAATTTTTTGTAGATTTCCATAACTCATTAATGATGGTATTACCTCATCAACAATTGTCTCATTAGTCTTTTTAACATTTGTCAATAATTGATTAATATCTTGTCTAGACAATAATTCATTAGCATGCTTCTTAACAATTTCTGATAAATGAGTAACTAATACTGATAATGGATCAATAACTGTATATCCATATATTTCGGCTAAATCTTTCTTATCCTTAGTTATCCATTTGCTTGGGATTCCATATGCAGGCTCTATTGTATCAATACCATCTACAGAACCCGTAACATTTTTAGGTTCTAATGCTAGAAAATAATCTACTAGTATTTCACCTCTAGCTATTTCTTCTCCCTTAATTTTAATCAAATATTCATTAGGATTTAAATATCCATTGTCCTTTAGTACAACTGAAGGAACAACCATACCCATCTCCATAGCAAATTGTCTTCTAAACATTACAATTCTATCTATAAAACTACCACCAGAATTTTCATCAACAAGTGGTATTAAGCTATATCCAACTTCCATCTCAATTGGGTCAACTTGAATAAGCTCATATATATTATCTATATTTCTATAGTAAGTTTCGTCATTAACAATTTCTTCTTTTTCATTTTCATTCTGTAAGGCGGATTCTTCGATCTCTTTATTAGTGTTTTGTGTTCTTAATAATCTAACTCCTAATAATATTAAAATTGTAGCTAAAAATAAAATTTGAGGTTTTGGAAATCCTGGTATAAAACACATTAATACTAACACTATTCCAGAAATAATTAAAACCATAGGTTGAGATAAAAACTGCCTTGAAATTTCTACACTTAAGCTTGATTCTGATGCTGCCCTTGTAACTACCATACCTGTAGCAGTTGATATCAAAAGTGCTGGTAACTGTGATACAAGTCCATCACCAACCGTAGCAATAGTATATGTTGACAAAACATCAGTAAATGAACCAGTTCCTTGTACCATCCCAATTACAACACCGGCAATAAAGTTAATTAATGTTATAACTATAGAAGCAATAGCATCACCTTTTACAAATTTGGTAGCACCATCCATAGCCCCATAAAAATCTGCTTCTTTTTGAATCTTATGTCTTCTTATTCTTGCTTCTTGCTCTGTTATTATACCAGAATTCAAATCAGCATCTATTGCCATCTGCTTACCTGGCATAGCATCTAATGTAAATCTAGCAGAAACCTCTGCAACTCTCTCTGTACCTTTTGTGATAACAAGGAATTGTATAATAACTATAATTAAGAATATAATAAATCCTATAACTGCTTTCCCTTGTAAAACAAAATCACCAAAAGTAGCTATAACAGCTCCCGCCTGTCCACCATTACTCAATATTAATCTTGTAGATGAAATATTTAGAGCTAGCCTAAATATAGTCGTAATCAACAATATTGAAGGAAATATTGAAAACTGTAAAGATTCAGTTATATACATTGTAGTTAATAATATTATAATTGACAAAGTTATATTAATAATAAACATCATATCCAACATAAAAGCTGGCAATGGAATTATTATCATCAAAATTACTAACATTATAAATAAGGTGATTGTATTGTTCATTAATTTCATGTTCTATTTCCTTTTTTCCTTCAGTTTGTATACCCAAGCTAAAATTTCTGCAATCTGCTCATAATATTCAAATGGCACTTCCTGATTAATTTCAACATTATTGTAAAGTGCCCTTGCTAAAGGTCTATTCTCTATCATATATATTTTATTTTCCATAGCTTTTTCAATAATTCTTTTAGCCACATAATCTTGTCCTTTAGCTATGACAATTGGTGCTCTATTTGCTTTTTCATCATACTTAATTGCAATAGCAAAATGAGTGGGGTTTCTAATTATTACGTCTGCCTGTGGTACCTGTTGCATCATTCTAGACATTGACATCTTTCTTTGAGTATCCTTAATCTTGCCCTTAATTTCAGGATTACCTTCAGTATTTTTATACTCATCTTTAACATCTTGCTTAGACATTTTTATATTTTTTTCATATTCCCACCATTGATATAAATAGTCTATAACAGCTAAAGCTAAAAAATAAATAATAACACTATTTACAGCACTCATTATCATTTTAAATACAAAATGAATAGCATTTTTTATATCGTAATTCATCAACTGTGGAATATATTTTAAATTTCTATATATAACTTTGTATAGTATAAAACCTATAATTGATATTTTCAAAATGTTTTTTACTAATTCTACTAAGGACCTTAAAGATACCATTCTTTTTAAACCCTTAAGCGGATTTAATTTAGACATTTTAAACTTAAGTGAATCCTTAGACACTAAAAACTTCGTTTGCGAACCAGTAATTGCTATACATACAATCATTATTGCAATTACAATTATTCCAACTGAGCTTGCAACAATTTTAGCTATGTCTACAAATACATTTACAATAAATTGACTATTAATATCAATAGTCGTATTTATTAAGCCAAAATATTTAATCATAGCTTCACTAGTAAATTTATATATGTATGGCACCCAAAATTTTAATAAATAAAAGGAAATTGCAATAACACCAACTGTAACAATATCTTTACTTTGAAAGACATTACCTTTCTTCCGTTCGTCTTGCCTCTTTTTGGGGGTTGCTTTCTCCGTTTTTTCTTGACTTGACATATTATTTTCCCTTTACATTAATAAACTCAAACTTTTTTGTATTGCCTCAAACATAAGTGTTATTAATTTTTCTAAAAATGAAGAAAATGTCGGTACTAAGATTAGTAATGACATAAATCCTATAAATATCTTTACAGGAATATTTACTACAAATAAATGTATTTGAGGTATCGCTTTCATCATTATTCCCATACCAACTTCGACAATGAATTCCATAGCCATAATTGGCAAGGTCAATTTAACTGCATAAATTAAAATGTATGAAAATAATTCCACTGCATATAAAATTACCTCTTTACTAATATGAACATTACCAATAGGTATGATTTTACATGACGATATAAATATTTTTATTAAAGTTAAATGACCTCCAACACTAAAAAACAATAACATAAAAAATACATTTAACAAACTGCCTGATATACCCATTGAAATATTAATTTTTGGATCGTATATTTTAGCCATTGACAGTCCCATTTGCAAATCCAATACATCTCCGGCAATTACAATAACTGACATAAACAACTTAATAATATGTCCTATTATAAAACCTACAAAAAGTTCCTTTAAAATGAGAAAAACATACTCTAGTAGAAGATTAACTTCCATAAAATTATCCACCGGCAATATACCATATACAGTAATAGATAACATCAAGATTAAGCCAATTTGAAATACGACTGGTACATTTCCTCTACCAAATACTTGATTAAAAATTATACATCCAGATATACGAGCAAGTATAAAAATAAAATATGTAATATCCTGTGTTATCTCCATAATTGCCTCACTTACGTTAATTTAGTCATAAGACTAAAAATGTATGTTATAAATTCTGTCATTATACTAATTATAAACGATCCCATTATAATCAACAAAAATGCTACTGTTACTAATTTGGGAACAAAAGTTAATGTTTGCTCATGTATTTGTGTTGCTGCCTGAAATATTGCTATTATTAATCCTACAATCATACTTATACCAAGCAATGGTAATGATATTTTCAATATAACCAAAAGTGCTTGTTGCATTATGTCCATAACTAATGACGAATTCATATTTACCTCCCAATTTAAATGTTAAAAGACATCACTAGAGTTTTAAACAATAATGACCAACCGTCTACTAACACAAACAATAATATTTTAAATGGTAAGGATATCATAATTGGTGGTAACATCATCATACCCATAGACATTAGCACCGTAGATACTATTATATCAATGAT contains these protein-coding regions:
- the flhB gene encoding flagellar biosynthesis protein FlhB, with the protein product MSSQEKTEKATPKKRQDERKKGNVFQSKDIVTVGVIAISFYLLKFWVPYIYKFTSEAMIKYFGLINTTIDINSQFIVNVFVDIAKIVASSVGIIVIAIMIVCIAITGSQTKFLVSKDSLKFKMSKLNPLKGLKRMVSLRSLVELVKNILKISIIGFILYKVIYRNLKYIPQLMNYDIKNAIHFVFKMIMSAVNSVIIYFLALAVIDYLYQWWEYEKNIKMSKQDVKDEYKNTEGNPEIKGKIKDTQRKMSMSRMMQQVPQADVIIRNPTHFAIAIKYDEKANRAPIVIAKGQDYVAKRIIEKAMENKIYMIENRPLARALYNNVEINQEVPFEYYEQIAEILAWVYKLKEKRK
- a CDS encoding flagellar hook-basal body protein, which encodes MIRAFYTAASGSKSNQTYLDVISNNMANLQTNGYKTVKAEFSELLYSNLNQVPGQPNLMVGSGSKIGKTNTLFTQGPIMQTENQNDFAIEGDGFFGIMKNDEIYYTRTGNFTIGCIDDEKYLMLDSGFVLDNNEDPIIIDDETSDMNIGVYLFENNGDLERVGESLFKLSNEDAYYEMAERANIKRGYIEGSGVSLSEEMVKMIQTQRAFQFNSKIIQVADEIEQTINSLRG
- the flhA gene encoding flagellar biosynthesis protein FlhA, whose translation is MKLMNNTITLFIMLVILMIIIPLPAFMLDMMFIINITLSIIILLTTMYITESLQFSIFPSILLITTIFRLALNISSTRLILSNGGQAGAVIATFGDFVLQGKAVIGFIIFLIIVIIQFLVITKGTERVAEVSARFTLDAMPGKQMAIDADLNSGIITEQEARIRRHKIQKEADFYGAMDGATKFVKGDAIASIVITLINFIAGVVIGMVQGTGSFTDVLSTYTIATVGDGLVSQLPALLISTATGMVVTRAASESSLSVEISRQFLSQPMVLIISGIVLVLMCFIPGFPKPQILFLATILILLGVRLLRTQNTNKEIEESALQNENEKEEIVNDETYYRNIDNIYELIQVDPIEMEVGYSLIPLVDENSGGSFIDRIVMFRRQFAMEMGMVVPSVVLKDNGYLNPNEYLIKIKGEEIARGEILVDYFLALEPKNVTGSVDGIDTIEPAYGIPSKWITKDKKDLAEIYGYTVIDPLSVLVTHLSEIVKKHANELLSRQDINQLLTNVKKTNETIVDEVIPSLMSYGNLQKILGNLLKESIPIRDMETILETIGDYGVSVKDTEMLTEYVRQALKRTITRKWADGGQIKVITLSTDIEKLMITSVNKNDHGSYLTIDPDTIQKIVKSLLEQIQNLKEVISTPIILTSPFVRIYFKKLIDQFYPNATVLSFNEIDNSVQIQAIGNVEIK
- a CDS encoding flagellar hook-basal body protein, whose product is MSRGLYTLTSGMITQQRKIDITSNNLANINTAGYKKEQAVTTNFGSLLLSKVNQNGIKQTTEQLGQVSLIRIAEDNNTIHSQGALDQTDGAFDFAILGSGFFGINNNGNVQYTRNGSFDLDNEGYLVLGDKGRVQGEYGDIFIGTDKYNCTEDGGIYVEGELIDKIAIYDFETYDVIDKISEGMYGATVQAQLMEYPVVKKGMIERSNVNMADEMVEVMSSQRALQNASQAIKMYDQIMELAATRIGSLN
- a CDS encoding sigma-70 family RNA polymerase sigma factor: MNMIEAQIIKNDDVLWKKYSITKDIATRNEIIEKYSYIVKIIAIRIRGMYQQYGDMDDVINEGILALIDAINKFDLSKNTKFETYASIRVKGAIIDYCRRQAWTPRRVNRNKKLIESAEKELSNKLGRNPTEKEIASYLDIDVISYNKIIAETYNVNLLSFEDMINQLSTLKTSGVNDSSPEDNFIKKELQSVLANAIDKLNEKEKLLISLYYKEEIKLKDIANLLNISNSRASQIHSRALQKLNIYIKKYLEY
- the fliQ gene encoding flagellar biosynthesis protein FliQ codes for the protein MNSSLVMDIMQQALLVILKISLPLLGISMIVGLIIAIFQAATQIHEQTLTFVPKLVTVAFLLIIMGSFIISIMTEFITYIFSLMTKLT
- the fliR gene encoding flagellar biosynthetic protein FliR, producing the protein MEITQDITYFIFILARISGCIIFNQVFGRGNVPVVFQIGLILMLSITVYGILPVDNFMEVNLLLEYVFLILKELFVGFIIGHIIKLFMSVIVIAGDVLDLQMGLSMAKIYDPKINISMGISGSLLNVFFMLLFFSVGGHLTLIKIFISSCKIIPIGNVHISKEVILYAVELFSYILIYAVKLTLPIMAMEFIVEVGMGIMMKAIPQIHLFVVNIPVKIFIGFMSLLILVPTFSSFLEKLITLMFEAIQKSLSLLM